The Natribaculum luteum genome contains the following window.
CCGCGGCGGACGTGCTCTACCCGGCGAGCGCGCTCTGTGTGGGCATCGCGCTCTGGTGGACGATCGTGACGTTCGCGGACGTTCCGTCGTTCGTGTTGCCGTCGCCGCGGGCCGTCGCCGCCCAGCTCCTGGGAAATCCGACGCTGTACGCGCACAACGCCTGGAACACGCTCGAGAAGGTCGTCTACGGGGGTGCCGTGGGTGTCCTCGCTGGATTCCTGCTGGCGGCGTTCGTCGCGTACGTCCCGTGGTTTCGGCGGGCGATCTACCCCTCGCTCGTGACGGTCAGGGTGTTGCCGAAACTCGCGATCGCGCCGTTGCTTCTGATCTACCTGGGGACGGGAACGACGACGGCGACCGTGTTCGTCGCGCTCGTCACGTTCTTCCCGCTCGTGTTGAGCACGGCGGCGGGACTCGACCGGGCACCGGCGGAGCACCACGACCTGTTGCGGTCGGTAAACGCCAGCACGCTCGAGCGGATCGCGTACGTGGACGTCCCCTACGCCCTGCCGGACGTCTTCGCCGGGCTCAAGCAGTCGGTGACGCTCGCAGTCGTCGGAGCCGTCGTCGCCGAGTGGGTCGTCGCGGACGACGGCCTCGGATTCATTATCCTCCTGGGTTCGGAGAACGTCCGTCCCGAGGTCATGCTCGCGGCGCTCGTCGTCCTGTTGCTTGAGGGACTCGCCCTCTACGGCGTCGTCGTGCTCGCACAGCGCGGCGTCCTCCGGTGGGTGGGTCTCGAGTTCGAGTGATCCCTTACGCCCGCCAGAACGCGCGTTCGGCGGCGACGGGGAGAACGTAAAAGCCCACGCCGAGCCCCGAGAGGACGACGAGGGCGGCGTAGGTCTCGGCCGTTCGGAGGTACGCCGCGGTGTCGAACACACGGTAGCCCAGCCCCGCCTCGAGCGTGACGAACTCCGCGACGACGGCACCGACGACGGAAAGCGTCGCGGCGATCTTGAACCCGGCGAACACGCTCGGCGCGGCGGCGGGGACGCGCACGCGAAGGAAGACGGCGGTCCGCGACGCGCCGACGGTGCGCGCGAGATCGAGGTACGACTCCGGCGTGCTCCGGAGTCCGTCGACCGCGGCGATCGTGATCGGGAAGACGGTCAGCGTCGTCACGAGCAGCGCCCGGGCCAGCACGCCCCGGCCGAACCAGAGAAACAGGAGCGGGGCGACGGCGATCAGGGGGGCGATGCGCAACGCGACCACGTAAGGCAACAGCGTCCGCGTCGCCGCCCGCGAGTAGGTCATCGCGAACGCGAGGACGAACCCGACCGTCCCACCGGCGAGCAATCCGAGGCCCGCGGTGAGCCCCGTGACCGCGGCGTCCTCGAGCAGCGTCGGATACGTCTCGGCGAGCGCCTCGAGGACCTCGAGTGGCGACGGGAGGATCAGCGTCGGCATGTCGGAGACCACGACGGCGGCGTGCCACGCGAGGAGGACGACTGCGAGGACGGCGACCGGCGGAAACGCACGACTCGTCGCGGCGAGGCCGACGTCGACGACGCTCTGTCCCCTCCGTCGAGCGAGCGAGGGAACGTCCACGCGTGGTCGGCCGTGTCGGTCTCCGCGTCCGTCGCTCATCGTCTCTCGTCTCCGCGTTCCGGTCGTGACCGGGCCGTTCGAACGCGATTCATTCTTCGACCAGTTCCGCGTAGTCGGCGACGTACTCGTACTCTGCGTCGAGATACTCGTTCGTCCACACGTTGTTCGGGTCGACGTCACCCTCGAGGACGTCGCCGTCGGCCAGCACCTCGTGCGTTCGTTCCCACGGGTCGGCGGCGCTGAACCCCCAGCCGTTCTCGCGCACCGTCTCCGAGGTCATGTACTCGCCGTGCATGACGCCCCACTTGTCGGCCTGGTTCTCGCGGACCTCCTCGAGTTCTGGCTGGACGTCGACGAGGAGGTCGATCGCCTCGTCCGGGTTCTGGCTCGCCCAGACGGCACCCCTGGCCGTCGCCCGGAGGAACGCCCGGACGGTGTTCGGGTTCGCATCGCCGAAGTCCTTCTCGGTGGCCACGAGGTGGCCGTACGACGGAATCGCGTCCGCGATCGGGAGAACGTCGATCTCGCCGCCCTGGTGTTCGGCGTCGACGACGTCGCCGAAGACGCCCCCCGCGGCGTCGATCTCGCCACCGAGCAGTTGCTGGACGGTGTCGAACCCGGTGTCGACGTACTCGACGCTCTCGAGGATCCCGTGGGAGTCGAGAAACGCCTGCGTCATCTGGCGGACCATGCCGGGGCCGCTCCCGACCGTGGCACCGTCTAACTGCTCGGCGTCGGCGAGTTCGCCGAACTGCTTGCGACTGGCGAAGACGACGTTCGGATTCCGTTGCATGACGATGCCGACCGCGAGCGGCGAGAGTCCTCGACTGTTGACGTTGAGGATCTGGTCGCTGCTCGAGATCGCGAACTCGACGTTGCCGAGACCGGCCTGGTTGGCCGCAAAGTCGGAGCCGTCGCCGCTCTCGATCTCGACCGCCTCGAAGCCCTCCTCCTCGTAGAAGCCGTTCTCGTCGGCCGCGACGTACGGCGCGTGGAGGCCGCTTATGTTCCAGTTGAGCAACAGGGAGACGGACTCGACTTCGGGTCCGTCCGCCGTGTCGTCGCCCACGTCGTTTGGCTCGTTGTCGTTCGGCTCGCCGTCGCTCCCGAACCTCCCGGTACAGCCGGCGACGGCGACCCCACCGGCGACCGCCAGAAATCCCCGTCGCGTGTTGCGCGCCGCCCTCTCCCCACGCCCTGTGTGAATGCGTGTCACTCTTTCACCGTCACCAACTGTCCACGAAGGCGTATAAAAATCATTTGCGAAAATCATTATAAGGAGCGGGACCGACTCCTGCCGACCGCGTCACACGTCGTCGTGCGTGAGCAACGGCCGGTCGCGCTCCGCTCGTGGCGGATCGTACGTGACCACCTCGAGGAGGTTGCCGTCGGGGTCGAGGAAGTAGAAGCCCTCGAACTCGCCCCAGTCGTACGGTCCCTGCTTCGGGAACTGGCCGTCGAGGTCGTCGACGAACTCGTCGTACCGCTCGCGCGAGCTCTCGAACGCGAGGTGGCCCTTGTCGAGGGGATGCTCGAGGTCCGCGGGCGACCACCCGTCGGCGCGTCCCGTCTCGACGAGCGTCACGACGGTCTCGCCGACCTCGAACATGGCATGCTCGCCCTGGAAGTCCTCCGGCGGGCGCAGCAACGACAGTCCGAGGACGTCCCGGTAGAACTCGTAGCACGCCTCGAGGTCGTCGACGTCGACGTTCACGTGGTCGACGGCGCGTGCGGTCATCGCCACCGCCCCGCACGTTCGGCATAGTCGCGGATCGCCGGCGCGTCCGCGTCGAGGTACTCGTTCGTCCAGGCGGCGTCTGGATCGATCTCGCCCTCGAGCAGGTCGGTCTCCGCGAGCGTCTCGCCGAGCCGTCGCCAGCGGTCGCCGTCGTGGTTCCCCCACCCCGTCTCCGCGACGTGCGGGGTGACCTGGAGGTCGCCGGCGGCCGCCTCGAACTTCTCGCGTTCGATCTCCCGGCGGCGCTCGAGCGTGGCGTTGCGCGAGACCAGCGCGTCGACGGCCGCCTCCGGTTCCCGCGACGCCACAGCCCAGCCGCGGGCGGTGGCGCGGAGGAACGCCCGCACCGTCTCGGGATTATCGGCCGCGAACGACGGCTCCGTCACGAGTGTCATCCCGTAGACGCCCAGGTGCTCCCCGATCGGGAGTTCGTCCGCCGGCCGGTCGTGGTCGCGCTCGAGTTCGAGGCCGTTGGTGACGACGCCGACCGCCGCGTCGACGTCCCCGTCGAGCAGCTGGTGCTCGACGCGGTGGTGGGTGTGCGGGTCGACGTCCCGGAGGTCGACCTCGTCGCGAATTCCGGCGTTCTCGAGCAACTGGGCGGCGAGGATGCGCGTCTTCGTCGCCGAGGGGGCGACGGTCCGTCCGGCGAGGTCTTCCGGCTGCTCGAGCGGTTCGCCGAAGACGTCCCGCAGCGTGTAGATCGCCGCCGGGGTCTTCGCCGTCACTGCCGCGACGGCCAGCGGCTCGAGTCCGCGGCTCCGGACGGAGAGGACGGCGCTGGCACCTGCGAGCGCGAACGTGGCCGCACCTCGAGCGGCCTGCTCGGCGGCGAACGGAGAGCCGTGTCCCTCGACGAACCGAACCTCGAGTCCCTCCTCGTCGTAGAAACCCCGCTCGCGTGCGAGGAAGTACGGGGCCTGGAAGCCGTTGGGTTCCCAGTTGAGCTGGAAGGTGATCGATTCCACGGCGATCAGACCTCCAGGCGGAACGTGTCGTCGGGGATGCGATCGACGCCGAGGGCGTCGGCTCCCGCGACCTCGAGCAGGTGGTCGAACAGCCGTTCCATCCCGGCGACCGTCTCCTCGTCCCAGTCGGCGACGACCATGTCCCGCCAGCCGTCGCGGACGGCGCGGACGACGGCGTCGTCGTCCTCGTACATCAGCCGCTCGCCGATCTCCGTCCAGATCTCGTCGTCGGTCGTGAGTCGTTCGACGGCGTCCCGGTACGCGCCCGTGAATCCGTGGACCGCCTCCCGGTTCTCCGCGAGGTAGTTCTCGCTCGTGAGGAACGTCGAGATCGGCAACTTCCGGTCGGTTTCCGAGAGGTCCTGGACGAGCCGGGACATCGGGAGCACCTCGTGGTAGTCGCCCGTCTCGGTGATCTCGGGAACGATGGGCCAGAACTGGAGGATTGCGTCGACTTCCCCGTCCCGGAGCATGCGGGTGAGTTCGACCTTCGATCCCGACTCGACCGGCATCGCCTCGTCGTCGGGGTCGAAGCCGTGGTACTCGCGACACGCCGCGCGAACCAGGATCCAGTTTTTGTCCAGCCGGCGGACGACGCCGATGCGCCGGCCCGGCAGATCCGTCAGATCCTCGATCGGCGAGTCCGTCGGCGCGACGAGCCCCCCGACCGTCCGGCCGTACGGGTGAACGGCGACGATCGGTGCGCCCTCGGCCCGCTCGCGCGCCGTCGAGATGTAGTCGATGTCGATGAGGTCGGCCTCGCCTCCCTGTAACTTCGCCTCGACGGTCTCGACGCCGCCCTCGAGTTCGTCCGAGACGAGTTGCACGTCGAGGTGGAAGTCGTGATCGTGGTCGTACCCGAACCGTTTGATCGTGTAGAGCATGTACCGGGGGCTGCCGTTGTGCTCGAATCGCGCTCGTAACATGGGCCGGTCTCCCGGATCGTCGTGGTGGGCGTCCAGTTCGACCTGCTGGGTCTCGAGGTCTACTGCCTCCATGGGACTCACCCGAGCGAAGCGACGATGGCGTCGAGGTCTGCCTCGCCGTCGATGAGGCCGCGGTCTTTCATCCACTCGAGTTGCGCACCGAGATCGTCCCGGTCGGCGGGTTCCGGCACCTCGTAGCGCGGAACCGTCACGCGCTCGCGAAGTTTTGCCACGTCCACGTCCTCGAAGAGGTCGGGCGCGACCTCGAGGTCCTTCTCGAGCATCTCGAGGTACTCCTCGCGGAACGCTTCCGGGTTCTCGTTGACGTCACGGGCGGCGCGGGTGTAGGCAGCGACGTACGACTCGAGGACGTCGCGGTCGACGTCGTCGCCGCCGACGATCCCCACGTGGTTCTCGAACTCGAGGATCGGCTGGAAGCCGAGGGACTCCGCGAGCGTGCTCTGTGGGTCGAGCAGCGTCACGGCGTCGACCTCGCCGTCCCGGAGCGCGCGCAGGCGATCGGTCGGCATCCCGTAGTGGACGAGGCGCACCTCCTCGGGATCGACGTGCTCCTCGAGCGCTCGCATCGCGGTGTACTCCTGGCCGGTTCGGCGGTTGACGGCGACCGGGACGTCCGCGAGGTCCGCCGGCGACTCGATCGACGTCTCCGGGTGGGTGAACACCGTGTACGGCTGGTCGGCGAAGGTGCCGTTCGCGACGACCCGCCCGTCGTCCATTCGCCACGTTCGCCTGAGGCTCTCCCACTTGCACACCGGGTAGATGTCCACCTCGTAGTCGCCGGTCAGCGTCTCCTCGGCGGGGATGTACTTTACCTCGACGGACCGCCGGTCGCGCTCGACCAGGTCGACCTCGAGTCCCTCCGCCTCGAAGTAGCCCCGTTCGGCCGCCACCCGCTGCGGGAGGACGAACGAGAACGGGAGGTGAAACAATCTGAGTGAGGCATTCTCTGTCATGCGCTCGTCGCTAATCACGAACGGACTGATAAAGGTTTCTCGAGAATTTTTATATGAGTCGTCGTGGACAGGGCGATAGTGAGGTATGCTACCATGGACAGGGTAAGTACCGGGGACACGACGTTCGACGAGGTTGCGGAGGGAGTGTACCTCGCCGACCTGGCGACCGGGCGGCGGGCCTGCGTGAAGTACTGGCGGATCGAATCCGGCGCGACGCTACCCGTACACCGGCACGACAACGAACAGATCGGCTACGTCCTCGACGGGACGCTGGTCGCGCTGGTCGAGGGCGAGGAGGTCACGCTCTCGCCCGGCGACTGCTACCGGTTCCCGAGTGGGGAACGCCACGGTGCCGAGAACCGGTCCGACGAACCCGCGATCGGGATCGGCGTGCTCGCACCGCCGCGCGAGCAACCCGACTGGCGGGAAACATAGTATTCCGTCAACCGTCGATCGATGCGCGGAACCGGACGGCAGCGATCGGTTCCGCGCAGCGATTCAGGCTCGACGAAACACTAAGTATCGAACCTGGCGTCGCCCGCCGTCGTCGGTTCGACCACCTCGAGTGCTCGTTCGAAGTGGGCCGCAGTGAGCACGAGGTCCTCGAGGGTTCGCGCGTCGGTGACGTACTCCTCGATGGCCGCCGTGGCGGCCTCGCGACAGATCGCCTCGACGTCCGCGCCGACGTAGCCGTCGGTCTCGCCCGCCAGTCGCTCGAGGTCGACGTCCGCGGCCAGGGGCTTGGCTGCGGTGTGGACCTCGAAGATCGCCAGCCGAGCCTCCTCGTCCGGAACCGGCACGTGGACGTGTCGGTCGAACCGACCCGACCGGAGCAAGGCGTCGTCGAGGAGGTCGGGGCGATTGGTCGTCGCGACGACGACGACGTCCTCGAGGGTCTCGAGGCCGTCGAGTTCGGTCAGCAGTTGCGAGACGACGCGCTCGCCGACTCCTGCGTCGGCGGCGCTCCGACCGCGTTCTCCCGCCAGCGCGTCGATCTCGTCGAAGAAGACCACCGTCGGCGCGTTCTCGCGGGCCTTCGAGAAGACCTCGCGAACGCCCCGTTCTGACTCGCCGACGAACCTGTTCAGTAACTCCGGCCCCTTGATCGAGATGAAGTTCGACTGAGCCTCGTTCGCGACCGCCTTCGCGAGCAGCGTCTTGCCCGTGCCGGGCGGACCGTAGAGCAACACGCCTTTCGCGGGCGAGAGGTCGACCCGCTCGTACGCGTCGGGGTGCTCGAGGGGCCACTGGACGGTCTGGCGCAGCCGTCGTTTCACGTCCTCGAGGCCGCCGACGTCGTCCCACGAGACGTCCGGCACCTCGACGAACACCTCGCGCAACGCCGAGGGTTCGACGCCCGTGAGCGCGTCCCGGACGTCGCGATCCGTCACCTCGAGGTCGACGTCGGCGACGTCTGCCGGCGTCACCTCGAGGTCGTCGCCGGGACGCACCCGCCGGAGCGCGCTCATCGCACTCTCCCTGACGAGGTGCTCGAGGTCGGCCCCGACGAACCCGTGGGTGATCTCGGCGTAGCGCTCGATGTCGACGTCGTCGGCCAGTGGCACGTCTCGGGTGTGGATCCGGAGGATCTCCTCGCGGCCCTGCGCGTCGGGAACGCCGACCTCCACCTCGCGGTCGAACCGGCCGGGGCGGCGCAACGCGGGATCGACGACGTGTTCCCGGTTGGTCGTTCCGACGACGGCGACGCGTTTTCGGTCTCGCACGCCGTCGAGCAGCGAGAGCAACTGGGCGACGATCCGGCTCTCGGCGTCGCCGCCGGATCCGTCCCGCGTCGGCGCGATGGAGTCGAGTTCGTCGACGAAGACGACCGCCGGTGCGTTCGCCTCGGCCTCCGCGAAGACCTCCCGGAGGCGCTGTTCGCTCTCGCCGTAGTACTTCGACGTGATCTCCGGCCCCGAGATCGTCTGGAAGTGCGCGTCGATCTCGTTTGCGACGGCGCGGGCCATCAGCGTCTTGCCGGTCCCCGGCGGGCCGTAGAGCAGGACGCCTGAAGGTGGATCGACGCCGAGCGCGTCGAACAGGCCCGGGTGCTGAAGAGGAAGCTCGATCAGCTCGCGCACTCGCTCGAGTTCCGCCTCGAGGCCGCCGACGTCCTCGTAGGTGACGGCGGGTCGGTCCGTCGACTCGTCTGTGAGCCCCTGTGCGGGCTCTTCGTCGACGGTGATGGCCGTCCAGTCGCGGACGACCGCGGGACCGTTCGAGTCGGTCCCCGTCACGCGGACCGGTACCTGGCGGCTCGCCTCCGCTGGCAGAGAGCCGTAGCCGAGCGCGACCGAGAGCACCTGGCCGTCGACGACTCCTCGTCCGACGAGGGCGTCCCTGACGTGCAGGCCGACGCCTTCCTCGACGCCGACGTCCTCGGGCAGGGCGATCGTGACCCGATCCGCGTCGGTCACGTCGACGGCGTCGACTGCGACGCGGTCGTCGACCGCCACTCCGAGGTTCCGACGGAGTCGCTCCGGGAGCCGGACGTGACCGCGTTCGGCGTCGCCGGTGCCGACCCTCGCGACGGCCCGTCGATCGTCGCTCTCGAGGAGCACCCAGTCGCCGACCTCGACCCCCAGTTCCCGTCTCGCGTCGCGATCGAGGACGACCGCTCCCTCGTCGACCCGTCCTCGTCCGGGCGTGACACCAAGTTCCAGGCTATTAGTTTTCACACCCTACATTCGTACGACGGCAATAATAGTTCACGGGACGTTCGACTCGGGCGGTTCTGTTCTAATCACCGTCGGGCCTGGACGCAACTGACGACGAGTCTCGGGAGCAATTATTTCCACCATATGTAAGGGAATATAAACGGCTAGTATTATATAGTGATTCGTTGGCCATTCTCACGGCACTGGTGCGTGTTCTCACGAGTCACGCACGAGTCGAATCATGACTAACACACAGATAACAGACGAAGCTCAACGGCAGCTGGTCCGGAACCTCGGGATGAGCCAGGTTCCGGAAGAGGGCCGGTTGACGCTCGAGCGAATTCGGGAGTCGGTAGACGCCGAGACCGACCCCGAGTTCGCTTCGATGGGGGTGTCGATCCGACGTGACCTCTCGGGCAAACTCGACGAGTCGTTGCTCGAGGAGGAACTCGGGAAGCTGGCGACGCAGATCGAACGGCTTCCCGATGTCCGCGAGGCGGGGATCCCGGACGGTGAGACGGAGCCAGAACAGTTGTATCGCGAACTCGTCGCTCCGGGCTGGCGCGTCTACGACCATCTCGTGGACGTCGGATTCTTCGAGAGCGTCGAAGACAGCCTGCCGCGGTTCACACCGGAACACATCGAACACACTGCACACGAGCTGATCCGGACGGAGCCGCTTACGTCCGAACTCTCGACGATCGGGTTCGACGAGCGCGAGAAGCTGGTGCTGGTGATGAACGTCGTGAACAACAACACGCGACTGGCGCGGTGGGTACCGACGAAGGAGATTCCGGAGGAGGTCGAGTTCGACGTCGAGCACGTGCCGCCACTTCACCAGCGGGCCATGGGGGGTGCGTTGCTGTGGATCAACGCGCTCGACGTCCACCTCTGGCAAAATCGGATCCTCGTCACCGACGAGATCCTCGACGACGGCTACTCGGACGTCAAGGCGATGCTCGGCGGGCTGTACGCGATGACGAAGGCCGCACTCGACGTCGCCGAGGACGGACCGCTGACCGACGCACAGCTGACCGCCGCGCTGACCGCCAGTGCGGCGATCACGATCGTCAACCAGGAAGAGATCTGCAAGGACGTCTTCTGGATCACGGAAGACATGCGTGCGCCGAGCAAGGCGCGACCGAGGTGACAACCAATGGGAATCGAAGAAGACAGGGCCGTCAAGGCCGCACAGGACACGATCGTACGGGAAACAGACCAGGGGTATCGGGTGCTCGGCTCGCCCGACGAGTCGGTGACACACCAGCACGACGTCGACCGGATTCCGGAGGTGGACGTCACCCAGGAGATGATCCTCGAGTCGGGTGAGAACCCGGAAGCGTGGCTCACCTACGGGGGGAACTACGAACAGCACCGCTGTACGACCGCCGACGTCATCACCCCCGACAACGTCGCCGACCTCGAACTCGAGTACGTGATGCACGTCGGTGCCGGCTCGAGCATGGAGGGGACGCCGCTGATCGTCCCGGGCGATCCGCCGGTGATGTACCAGTCGAACGGGCCGAACCACGTGAAAGCTATCGACGCCCGCGAGGGCGAGACGCTCTGGAGTTACACCTACGCGGTTCCCTCCGACGTGGTGCTTTGCTGTGACGACAACAACCGCGGCGTCGCCGTCCTCGGCGACAAGGTGTTCATGACGACGCTCGACTCGGGCGTCGTTGCACTGAACCGCTACACCGGCGAGGAGGAGTGGTACACGAGCACCGCCGACCACGAGGAAGGCTACTCGGCGACGTGGGCACCCGTCGTCTACGACGGCAAGCTGTTCACCGGCAGCGCCGGCGGCGAGTACGGCGTTCGCGGCTTCCACACCGCGCTCGACACCGAAACCGGCGAACAGCTCTGGCACACGTGGACCTCGCCCGAAGAGGAGTGGGTCGGCGACAGCATCGAGCAGTCGTGTGCGACGAACTGGATGACCGCGACGATCGACGCCGAGAAGGGGCGGCTGTACCTCCCCGTGGGCAACCCCGGCCCCGACTTCGACGGCTCCGTCCGTCCAGGACCGAACCGCAATAGCGCCGGGACGCTGGCGATGGACCTCGAGACGGGCGAACGCCTGTGGACCCACCAGGAGTCGCCACACGACGTCTGGGACTACGACTCGGCCGCACCGCGTATCCTGATCCGCGACCTCGAGATCGAACACCGCGACATGACCACGGACGTCGTCGTCTCGGCGGGGAAGACGGCCTGGATCTATACGATGGACTCCGACACCGGCGAGCTCATCGAGCGCAGCGAACCGGGCGTCCAGCAGCTGAACATGTTCAAGATGATCCCGCACATCGACGAGGGCCGGCGCATGGCGTTCATGCCCGGCGCGATGGGCGGCAACGACTGGCAGCCGCCGGCCTGGAACCCCGAAACCGGCCTGGCGTACTTCAAGATGAACAACTCGCCACAGGAAGCCTGGTGGCGCTTCGAGGAGTACGAAGAGGGCAAGAAGTACTGGGGTGGCATCCTGGAAGACGAGACCGAGGCCGTCCCCGAGGGCTACAACGACAAGATCAGCGCCATCGTCGCGGTCGATCCGGAGACGGGCCAGCGCGTCTGGCGCGACTGGATCGAGGGCAGTGCGTACCTGTGGGGTGGCCTGCTGACGACCACGACGGGACTCACCTTCGGTGGCACGCAGAACGGCAAATTCATCGCGTACGACGCCGAAACCGGTGACCACCTCTGGGAGTACGACGTCGGCGAGGTGTCGATCGCGGGTAGTCCGATGAGCTGGTACGACCCCGAGACCGAAAAGCAGTACGTCGCCATCCAGATCGGCGGAAGTGGCTGGCTGCGCCGCGGGACCGGCGGTCGCGACGACCGACTCGCCGTCTTCTCGATGGCAGCCTGACCACCTCTCGCAGCAGCTTTCTCTGCGTCGCCGTTTGCTAATTGCCCGACAAGAACGAGCTGCCGATGCTGCCGGCGGTCTCACACTGACTACTGTACCTCATTTCCGATGCAACGGCAGGGCGGTCGCGGTTGCACCGGGAAATCGGTACAGCAGCCCGTATCACTCGACGCTGAGGTCGCCCCCACCCTCCGGTTCGGTGAACTCGAGTTCGATCTCGAGTTCCCGGGTTCGGCGCTCGGCGAACTCGACTTCCACCTCGATCGGTTCGCCGTACTCGAAGGGAATCTCCCAGTCGGCACTCGAGATCGTCAGCGTCGTCCCGTCGTCGATCGAGTCGGCGAGGTCGCGCAGAAACGCCGCCGTCTCGGCTCGAGAGAGGTACACCTCGCGTTCGAAGAAGCCGTCGGTGATCGTCCTTCGTTCCCTCGACCTGTCGTCCGGCAAGTTGACGTCATCTGCCATGAGTGTTTGTCCCACACGAACGACGATAAAAGTCGGCCCTGAACGCCCTACTGATATATGTGTACGTACAGCATATCTATCTGTCGTGTCGCTGATCGACGTCTTCGGGAGCACTCAGCGGGTAAAGATCATCCGGGAACTCTCGCATGGCCCACGATACGTCTCCGAACTCGCCGAGACCATCGGGATGGACGGATCGACGACCGTCCATCACCTGTCGGTTCTCGAGGAGGCGGGGCTGGTCGAACACTACCATCGGGGGAATCGAAAGTACTACCGACTCGTCCGGAAGGTGGAACTGCAAGCGACTCCGCCACCGGAACGGACGTTCATCCTGCAAGCGAGCGAGATCGACGAGACCGAGTAGCGATCGTTCGTCGATCGACGTATCGCTCGAGACGTCCACACGGTGGCGTCTCGTCTGCTCTCGTCGACCGACCAAACCTATTTGACCGGTCGTGTTGTGTGAGATCACATGGCAATAGGAAACGACGCTTCGGTACCGGTGCCGACGGAAGAGCGCGAAGAGACACCCGAGACGGAACAAGATACCGACCGAGCCACCGAGGACGGGACGGGAACGGTCGAACGCCGGATCGAAGACCTCATCGACGAACGCGTCGAGGCGGTCGAGACGCAGATCGACGACCTCGAGCGGCAGCTCTCGGAGCTCGACGACTTCACCAGGATCAGCCTGAGCGAGCGACGGATTCAACAGAACGAGGAGAACCTCGCGGCCTTTTCCGACTCGCTGACCGACTTCGCCGAGCGGACGATGGCCCAGACGAACCACCTCGAGGAGCAACTCGAGGTACAGCGAATGCTGATCGCGGCACTCCTCGAGGCACTCGACGACCAGGACGTCGACGTCGACCTCTCGGCCGTCCAGCAGTATCGAGAGGAGCGAGTCGTCACGGACACGGGTGACGAACAGCTCGACGAGGCGATCGAACGGTCGTCGCCCTGACGCCGCCGCTTTCGGTTCGCCATCGGCCGGGTTGGGGATACCCCCGGTCGCACGGCGCGGCTCGGTAGCCCGGCGCTCGCCGGGCGCTACGCATCGTCTGGACCGTGACCGCTAGAAAATCTGTCGATACCCGTTTTCCAACGCTGCCACTGCCGGTAGTTCTAATATGGATGGGCTTCAGACTGGAAACAGAGGGTCTAACTGTGGAAATATCTGATAAACTCCTGTGTCTGTTCAGTACGGACGTCTCGGCGGAAGACGACCGATACGTCATCGAAGTACCCAGACAAGAGATCG
Protein-coding sequences here:
- a CDS encoding ArsR/SmtB family transcription factor yields the protein MSLIDVFGSTQRVKIIRELSHGPRYVSELAETIGMDGSTTVHHLSVLEEAGLVEHYHRGNRKYYRLVRKVELQATPPPERTFILQASEIDETE
- a CDS encoding CDC48 family AAA ATPase, translated to MELGVTPGRGRVDEGAVVLDRDARRELGVEVGDWVLLESDDRRAVARVGTGDAERGHVRLPERLRRNLGVAVDDRVAVDAVDVTDADRVTIALPEDVGVEEGVGLHVRDALVGRGVVDGQVLSVALGYGSLPAEASRQVPVRVTGTDSNGPAVVRDWTAITVDEEPAQGLTDESTDRPAVTYEDVGGLEAELERVRELIELPLQHPGLFDALGVDPPSGVLLYGPPGTGKTLMARAVANEIDAHFQTISGPEITSKYYGESEQRLREVFAEAEANAPAVVFVDELDSIAPTRDGSGGDAESRIVAQLLSLLDGVRDRKRVAVVGTTNREHVVDPALRRPGRFDREVEVGVPDAQGREEILRIHTRDVPLADDVDIERYAEITHGFVGADLEHLVRESAMSALRRVRPGDDLEVTPADVADVDLEVTDRDVRDALTGVEPSALREVFVEVPDVSWDDVGGLEDVKRRLRQTVQWPLEHPDAYERVDLSPAKGVLLYGPPGTGKTLLAKAVANEAQSNFISIKGPELLNRFVGESERGVREVFSKARENAPTVVFFDEIDALAGERGRSAADAGVGERVVSQLLTELDGLETLEDVVVVATTNRPDLLDDALLRSGRFDRHVHVPVPDEEARLAIFEVHTAAKPLAADVDLERLAGETDGYVGADVEAICREAATAAIEEYVTDARTLEDLVLTAAHFERALEVVEPTTAGDARFDT
- a CDS encoding pyrroloquinoline quinone-dependent dehydrogenase, whose protein sequence is MGIEEDRAVKAAQDTIVRETDQGYRVLGSPDESVTHQHDVDRIPEVDVTQEMILESGENPEAWLTYGGNYEQHRCTTADVITPDNVADLELEYVMHVGAGSSMEGTPLIVPGDPPVMYQSNGPNHVKAIDAREGETLWSYTYAVPSDVVLCCDDNNRGVAVLGDKVFMTTLDSGVVALNRYTGEEEWYTSTADHEEGYSATWAPVVYDGKLFTGSAGGEYGVRGFHTALDTETGEQLWHTWTSPEEEWVGDSIEQSCATNWMTATIDAEKGRLYLPVGNPGPDFDGSVRPGPNRNSAGTLAMDLETGERLWTHQESPHDVWDYDSAAPRILIRDLEIEHRDMTTDVVVSAGKTAWIYTMDSDTGELIERSEPGVQQLNMFKMIPHIDEGRRMAFMPGAMGGNDWQPPAWNPETGLAYFKMNNSPQEAWWRFEEYEEGKKYWGGILEDETEAVPEGYNDKISAIVAVDPETGQRVWRDWIEGSAYLWGGLLTTTTGLTFGGTQNGKFIAYDAETGDHLWEYDVGEVSIAGSPMSWYDPETEKQYVAIQIGGSGWLRRGTGGRDDRLAVFSMAA
- a CDS encoding amphi-Trp domain-containing protein, whose translation is MADDVNLPDDRSRERRTITDGFFEREVYLSRAETAAFLRDLADSIDDGTTLTISSADWEIPFEYGEPIEVEVEFAERRTRELEIELEFTEPEGGGDLSVE